AGTGTATCTCCCATTAATGATAAATGGTCACAGACTTTCCTTCTTCACGGAAACGGAACGTTTGGAAATACGGATATGAATGATGATGGCTTTCTTGACAGACCAAAAGGAACGCAGATCAATGCTGCTTACCTTCTTAACTATAATGACCTGGAAAAATCAGGATTTGGATCTCATTTTGGAATTAATTTCATCAGAGATGAAAGAACTGCAGGCCAAACTGCTTTTGACAAGAAACTGGCTCAGGATAAACAATCTGCTTATGGGGTAGGAATTGATATCTCAAGATTTCAGGTTTGGAATAAAACAGGATATGTTTTTGAAGGAAAACCTTACCAGAGTATTGGTTGGATGAACCAATATGTATACCACCAGCAGGACAGTTTCTTCGGATTGAGAAATTATTCTGGGAAACAGCATACGTATTATTCAAATTTAATTTTTGAGAGCATCCTTGGAAATACCAATCATAAATATAAAGCGGGAGCTAGTTTCCTGTATGATGGTTATGAGGAGACGTATTTAACGGACAATATTAAGAGAAATGAAATTGTTCCGGGAATTTTTGCCGAATATACTTTAACAGGTTTAAAATATACTTTAGTAGCCGGAACCAGAGTGGATTTCCACAACCTGGCAGGAACTCAGTTTACACCAAGAGTGAATTTCAAATATGATTTTACCCCGCAAACTATTTTAAGACTTTCTGCTGGAAGAGGATTCAGAACAGCGAATGTTTTTGCCGAAAGCCAACAGTATTTTGCCTCTAACAGAGCAATTAATATTCTACCAAACGGAGGAAACATTTATGGTTTAAAGCCTGAAATTGCATGGAATTATGGAGCAAGCTTACAACAGGAGTTCAAGCTTTTCGGAAGAAAATCCACAATTATTGCTGATTTTTTCAGAACCGATTTCCAGAATCAGGTATTGGTAGATTTAGACCGATCTCCTCAACAATTTACATTCTATAACCTGGAAGGAAAATCATTTGCGAATTCCTTCCAAACGCAATGGGATTTTACTCCTTTCAAAAATTTTGATGTAAGATTAGCTTATAAATACTATGATGTACAGGCGGACTATATCGGCGGAAGAAGAGAGGTTCCTTTTATGGCAAAACACAGAGGTTTTATAAACCTTGCCTATTCTACGAACAAAAACGATAAAGGTGGATTCTGGAGTTTTGATACCACGCTAAACTGGGTAGGAAAACAAAGACTTCCGAATATGGCTGGTAATCCTGCAGAATTTCAGTTACCAACCTATTCCAATTCTTATGCTGTACTGAATGCACAGATCTCAAAAAACTTCAATAAGAAGCTAAGGGCTTACGTAGGTGGAGAAAATCTTACTTCTTATTACCAGAAAAATGCAATCATCGATTTTAGAAATCCATTCGGAAACTATTTTGATGGCGGAATGGTATACGCTCCGATTATGAAAGCGAACTTTTATGTGGGACTGGACGTAACGTTTTAAAGAGGGAGATTGAAATACTGTTGGACAGTTTATTGAGTTGAAATATTTATAACTTCTTTTTCTGTTTCAGAAAATCCTTGAAAATATAAAACAGCATCAAATTGATGCTGTTTTTTTATTATCAAAACTTTCAAAAAAACCTTATAGGTTTAAGTATTCATATATTTTTACAAAAATCCGGAGACCTATCTCAATCAATAAATTCGATGGTAAAATAATGGACAGGTTTTATGAAAAAAGACAGTAAATCTTCTCTTCCAGCATTCTGCTTCCTTACCCAATAAAAAGAGCAGTATCAAAATTGATACTGCTCTTTCATTTTATCTTCCAAAGTCATCCTGTACTCTTACGATATCATCTTCGTCTGAAGGATTGGATGCATCGGTATGCTGCCAGATTTCGGCTACAATTCCCCAGCCTGACAGACCTATTAATCTGTGTCTTTCTCCCTGTTGAAGTTTGACCTGATCTTTCGGATGGTATTCTCCAATTTCTCCTTCTTCATCTGTAGGACTTCTTTTGATTCCTACCGTTCCTTCTACAACCTGCCAGATCTCTGCTCTTCTGTGGTGATACTGCCAGCTTAATCTTGCTTCCGGAGCTACAATAAGAATTTTTGGACTTAGCTTCCCGCCTATTCTTAAGTTCTCCACATCAATTCCATCAAAGTATTGGTTGGCAAAATCCTGTGCCTGTGTTTCATCTATTACAAAAAAACCTCCCCATGGTCTGGTTT
This Chryseobacterium sp. G0162 DNA region includes the following protein-coding sequences:
- a CDS encoding TonB-dependent receptor domain-containing protein, giving the protein MKLYISRLILGALFLFTQFIYAQNLQKNQFKVKGNCEMCKTRIEGAAKKAGAKTAVYSIDLQTLTLETDKVSTDEVLKKVAEAGHDNEKFKASDDVYKNLPGCCLYERDLQPTQAAAEHHEHHPAAKKENEFYVRGNCASCKARIEKAAQGAGADSAEWSAEKQTVTLHFDAAKTSSDKILKAIADAGHDNEKYKALDATYNGLPGCCLYDRDFTFGEANPKVHYEEAKHENQSAPSDNDAHSKHEKSIDGVVVTGSKAATSLNKKEAGLVFNIDKKELLKAACCNLSESFETNATVDVSFSNAVTGTKQLKMLGLDQKYTSLTKEQLPEIRGLASAYGLNFIPGRWIESIQLTKGGSTVTNGYESITGQINTELLKNAKTPETSLNLFSDFNGRAEANITSVSPINDKWSQTFLLHGNGTFGNTDMNDDGFLDRPKGTQINAAYLLNYNDLEKSGFGSHFGINFIRDERTAGQTAFDKKLAQDKQSAYGVGIDISRFQVWNKTGYVFEGKPYQSIGWMNQYVYHQQDSFFGLRNYSGKQHTYYSNLIFESILGNTNHKYKAGASFLYDGYEETYLTDNIKRNEIVPGIFAEYTLTGLKYTLVAGTRVDFHNLAGTQFTPRVNFKYDFTPQTILRLSAGRGFRTANVFAESQQYFASNRAINILPNGGNIYGLKPEIAWNYGASLQQEFKLFGRKSTIIADFFRTDFQNQVLVDLDRSPQQFTFYNLEGKSFANSFQTQWDFTPFKNFDVRLAYKYYDVQADYIGGRREVPFMAKHRGFINLAYSTNKNDKGGFWSFDTTLNWVGKQRLPNMAGNPAEFQLPTYSNSYAVLNAQISKNFNKKLRAYVGGENLTSYYQKNAIIDFRNPFGNYFDGGMVYAPIMKANFYVGLDVTF
- a CDS encoding phosphoheptose isomerase; amino-acid sequence: MSTEKKELFDRVEKTLETQGFTIAAKDETRPWGGFFVIDETQAQDFANQYFDGIDVENLRIGGKLSPKILIVAPEARLSWQYHHRRAEIWQVVEGTVGIKRSPTDEEGEIGEYHPKDQVKLQQGERHRLIGLSGWGIVAEIWQHTDASNPSDEDDIVRVQDDFGR